From a single Tachypleus tridentatus isolate NWPU-2018 chromosome 6, ASM421037v1, whole genome shotgun sequence genomic region:
- the LOC143251838 gene encoding mediator of RNA polymerase II transcription subunit 7-like, producing MSELAQVSSFPLPPLQFVNWYTDENIERGRAPSPPKPVLDSYTMFGVHLHTDDVIIRPLESQGIRRLYPQNYDHKRELKKLNHSILVNFLDLLDILIRCPDTSKRQEKEDDIKLLFIHMHHLINEYRPYQARDTLRVMLEVQKRQRLETAERFQKHLDKVRELLHNTLSSLPETAGLDSTLLVPVENMDSTEAYKGDSQDCYRLDKLMCNIIDAI from the coding sequence atgtCTGAACTAGCTCAGGTTAGTTCCTTCCCACTACCTCCATTGCAGTTTGTCAACTGGTATACAGATGAGAACATTGAACGAGGGAGGGCGCCATCTCCTCCAAAGCCTGTCCTGGATTCCTATACAATGTTTGGTGTTCATCTTCACACTGACGATGTCATAATAAGACCTCTAGAAAGTCAGGGAATCCGCCGTCTCTATCCTCAGAATTATGATCATAAAAGAGAACTAAAGAAACTGAACCATTCAATCCTGGTGAACTTTCTTGATTTGCTTGATATTTTGATACGGTGTCCAGACACTTCAAAACGACAGGAGAAGGAAGatgatataaaattactttttatccaCATGCATCATCTGATAAACGAATATCGGCCTTACCAGGCAAGGGACACTTTACGTGTAATGTTGGAAGTACAAAAACGACAACGTTTAGAAACTGCTGAACGTTTTCAAAAACACTTGGACAAAGTTAGGGAACTACTACATAACACGCTGTCAAGTCTTCCAGAAACAGCAGGTCTGGATAGCACTCTGTTAGTACCTGTAGAAAACATGGATAGTACTGAAGCTTATAAAGGAGACAGCCAGGACTGTTACAGACTAGACAAATTAATGTGTAACATTATAGATGCAATTTAA